The following coding sequences are from one Paraburkholderia caballeronis window:
- the uvrA gene encoding excinuclease ABC subunit UvrA, with translation MSENRTTTIRIRGARQHNLKNLDLDLHTGQMTVVTGPSGSGKSSLVFDTLYAEGQRRYVETFSAYARQFLDRMDRPQVDRVDGVPPAIAIDQTNPVRSSRSTVGTMTELNDHLKLLYARAANLFDRVTAQPVRHDTPETIYAELLARAAAAGDPRLVVTFPVELPDTTTDEEVTQWLSASGYTRVQAQREVKTADGARKMLDVVADRFRLQNTEKSRAVEAIEASLKRGGGRVNVYVMPEADQSDTPATPQIWRFSTGLHCPDSDLRYADPQPALFSFNSAYGACDVCRGFGRVIGVDWGLVVPDARKTLRGGAIKTLQTPAWKECQDDLMRYAAKAGIPRDTPWSKLTDAQRNWVIEGSPDWTGSWQTQWYGVKRFFQYLESKAYKMHIRVLLSKYRSYTPCETCGGARLKTEALLWRLGTKPNADEVLAPAGRFLPHGVEWTRAQLEALPGLALHDLMMMPIERIRRFFDDLSLSSALLDDALKLLLAEVRTRLRYLCDVGLGYLTLDRQSRTLSGGEVQRINLTTALGTSLTKTLFVLDEPSIGLHPRDLNRIVEAMQRLRDAGNTLVVVEHDPSVMLAADRLIDMGPGPGERGGSIVYDGTPDNIRSSNTLTGEYLAGRREVADASHWERRPVDATTPRLVLEGASEHNLRDVTVQIPLQRLVCVTGVSGSGKSTLIQDVLYPALARHLGKATETPGAYRQLVGAEQISDAVFVDQSPIGKTARSNPASYVGAFDEIRKLFAKAPMAKQRGYTAGTFSFNSGDGRCPTCGGSGFEHIEMQFLSDVYLRCPDCDGSRYRAEVLEVKIERAGRALSIADVLDLTVSEAVQCFDEDPEVLRVLQPIVDVGLEYVKLGQPVPTLSGGEAQRLKLAGFLAETTPSGVKRNLRAGRLFMFDEPTTGLHFDDIAKLMRAFGKLLARGHSLLVIEHNLDVIRAADWLIDLGPEGGDAGGEVVCVGTPDDVIACPRSHTGAALERYEAALGGPAAAVIAEEEGVALQTALRAAQTRREVQGEDVVRIVNAREHNLKALDVDIPHGRFNVITGVSGSGKSTLAFDVLFHEGQRRYLESLNAYARSIVQPAGRPEVDAVYGIPPTVAIEQRLSRGGRKSTVATTSEVWHFLRLLYVKLGVQHCIHDHTPVKAQSADAIVAQLLREHRGQHVGLLAPLVVNRKGVYTDLAKWAKARGNTHLRVDGEFVPVAPWPKLDRFREHTIELPVGDLLIEPENEAQLRNLLDATLEAGKGVVHLLAPLDGLDDALGNGGSTARIGAVKVLSTRRACPVCGTSYPELDPRLFSYNSKHGWCTTCVGTGLALTREQRAAYDDTVAVEDGRGREQTLPSEEQEPEGVGEEPCPDCGGTRLNPVARAVTFDSHPIVDVAQWTVSDTRRWIDALELGGREAQIARDVISEIRSRLRFLEEVGLGYLSLDRAAPSLSGGEAQRIRLAAQLGSNLQGVCYVLDEPTIGLHPRDNRILLDALRSLGEKGNTLVVVEHDEDTIRRADHIIDIGPGAGKRGGNVVAQGSVADLAAQPDSLTGRYLAHPIVHPLQPRREVKPARGAREATPAQWLTVHGGKLHNLRNVTAQIPLGRLVAITGVSGSGKSTLARDVLLTNLLDAVGRSVLSSPATRRARKAANESTADARRTATASRAATKPKLDVTHAWQGCDSITGWESIDRVLEVDQTPIGKTPRSCPATYIGVWDAIRRLFADTLEARARGYTASRFSFNTGDGRCPTCEGQGVRTIGMSFLPDVKVPCDVCHGQRFNPETLAVTWRGKNIGDVLTMEIDEAVEFFASITSIGHPLQLMKDVGLGYLTLGQPSPTLSGGEAQRIKLVTELSKVRDDITRRGQKAPHTLYVLDEPTVGLHMADVARLIRVLHRLADGGHSVVVIEHDLDVIAEADWILDLGPEGGAGGGMIVAAADPEGLVRVGASHTGAALAAVLARQPSSVQDGEVHAAQPDAGSRATVSP, from the coding sequence GTGAGCGAAAACCGAACGACGACGATCCGCATCCGCGGAGCACGCCAGCACAATCTGAAGAACCTCGACCTCGATCTGCACACCGGACAGATGACCGTCGTGACCGGTCCGTCCGGGTCGGGCAAGTCGAGCCTCGTATTCGACACGCTGTACGCGGAAGGACAGCGTCGTTACGTCGAGACGTTCAGCGCATACGCGCGGCAGTTTCTCGACCGGATGGATCGGCCGCAGGTCGATCGCGTGGACGGCGTGCCGCCCGCGATCGCGATCGACCAGACGAACCCGGTGCGCAGTTCGCGCTCGACCGTCGGCACGATGACCGAGCTGAACGATCACCTCAAGCTGCTGTATGCGCGCGCGGCGAACCTGTTTGATCGCGTGACCGCGCAGCCGGTGCGGCACGACACGCCTGAAACGATTTACGCGGAACTGCTCGCGCGCGCGGCGGCGGCCGGCGATCCGCGGCTCGTCGTCACGTTCCCGGTCGAACTGCCGGACACGACGACCGACGAAGAGGTCACGCAATGGCTGTCGGCGAGCGGTTATACGCGCGTGCAGGCGCAGCGCGAAGTGAAGACGGCCGACGGCGCGCGCAAGATGCTCGACGTCGTCGCGGACCGTTTCCGCCTGCAAAACACCGAGAAAAGCCGCGCGGTCGAGGCGATCGAGGCGTCGCTGAAGCGCGGCGGCGGCCGCGTGAACGTGTACGTGATGCCGGAAGCGGATCAGTCCGACACGCCGGCGACGCCGCAGATCTGGCGCTTTTCGACCGGCCTGCATTGCCCGGACAGCGATCTGCGTTATGCGGACCCGCAACCGGCGCTGTTTTCGTTCAACTCCGCGTACGGCGCGTGCGACGTGTGTCGAGGCTTCGGACGCGTGATCGGCGTGGACTGGGGACTCGTGGTGCCCGACGCGCGCAAGACATTGCGCGGCGGCGCGATCAAGACGCTGCAGACACCCGCGTGGAAGGAGTGCCAGGACGACCTGATGCGCTACGCCGCGAAAGCGGGCATCCCGCGCGATACGCCATGGTCCAAACTCACCGACGCGCAACGCAACTGGGTGATCGAAGGTTCACCCGACTGGACCGGTAGCTGGCAGACGCAGTGGTACGGCGTGAAACGTTTTTTCCAGTACCTGGAATCGAAAGCGTACAAGATGCACATCCGCGTGCTGCTGTCGAAGTACCGCAGCTATACGCCGTGCGAAACGTGTGGCGGGGCGCGGCTAAAAACGGAGGCGCTGCTGTGGCGTCTCGGCACGAAGCCGAACGCGGACGAGGTGCTCGCGCCCGCGGGCCGTTTCCTGCCGCACGGCGTCGAATGGACCCGCGCGCAGCTCGAAGCGCTGCCCGGCCTTGCGCTGCACGATCTGATGATGATGCCGATCGAGCGTATCCGCCGCTTTTTCGACGACCTGTCGCTGTCATCGGCGCTGCTCGACGATGCGCTGAAACTGCTGCTCGCCGAAGTGCGCACGCGGCTGCGTTACCTGTGCGACGTCGGCCTCGGGTATCTGACGCTCGACCGGCAGAGCCGCACGCTGTCCGGCGGCGAGGTGCAGCGGATCAATCTGACCACCGCGCTCGGCACGTCGCTGACTAAGACGCTGTTCGTGCTCGACGAGCCGAGCATCGGGCTGCATCCGCGCGACCTGAACCGCATCGTCGAAGCGATGCAGCGGCTGCGCGACGCGGGCAACACGCTGGTCGTGGTCGAGCACGATCCGTCCGTGATGCTCGCGGCCGATCGCCTGATCGACATGGGGCCGGGACCGGGCGAGCGCGGCGGGTCGATTGTCTACGACGGCACGCCGGATAATATCCGCTCGTCGAACACGCTCACCGGCGAATATCTCGCCGGCCGCCGCGAGGTCGCGGACGCATCGCATTGGGAGCGTCGTCCGGTCGACGCCACGACGCCGAGGCTCGTGCTCGAAGGCGCGAGCGAACACAATCTGCGCGACGTGACCGTGCAGATTCCGTTGCAGCGGCTCGTCTGCGTGACCGGCGTATCCGGCTCGGGTAAATCGACGCTGATTCAGGACGTGCTGTATCCGGCGCTCGCGCGGCATCTCGGCAAGGCGACCGAGACGCCTGGTGCGTACCGGCAACTGGTCGGCGCTGAACAGATCAGCGACGCGGTGTTTGTCGATCAGTCGCCAATCGGCAAGACCGCGCGGTCGAATCCGGCGAGTTACGTCGGTGCGTTCGATGAAATCCGCAAGCTGTTCGCGAAGGCGCCGATGGCGAAGCAGCGCGGTTATACGGCCGGCACGTTCAGCTTCAATTCGGGCGATGGCCGTTGCCCGACCTGCGGCGGCTCGGGCTTCGAACACATCGAGATGCAGTTCCTGAGCGACGTGTACCTGCGCTGCCCCGACTGCGACGGAAGCCGTTATCGGGCGGAAGTGCTCGAAGTGAAGATCGAGCGCGCCGGCCGCGCGCTGTCGATTGCCGACGTGCTCGATCTGACCGTCAGCGAAGCGGTGCAGTGTTTCGACGAGGATCCCGAAGTATTGCGCGTGTTGCAGCCGATCGTCGATGTCGGTCTCGAATACGTGAAGCTCGGCCAGCCGGTGCCGACGCTGTCGGGTGGCGAGGCGCAGCGCCTGAAACTCGCGGGTTTTCTCGCGGAAACCACGCCGTCGGGCGTCAAGCGGAACTTGCGCGCCGGCAGGCTGTTCATGTTCGACGAGCCGACCACCGGCCTGCATTTCGACGACATCGCGAAACTGATGCGCGCGTTCGGCAAGCTGCTGGCTCGCGGCCATTCGCTGCTGGTGATCGAACACAATCTCGACGTGATTCGCGCGGCCGACTGGCTGATCGATCTCGGTCCGGAAGGCGGCGATGCGGGCGGCGAAGTGGTGTGCGTCGGCACGCCGGACGACGTGATCGCGTGTCCGCGTTCACATACCGGCGCGGCGCTCGAACGCTATGAAGCGGCGCTCGGCGGCCCGGCTGCGGCGGTTATCGCGGAAGAAGAAGGCGTCGCGTTGCAGACGGCATTGCGCGCCGCGCAGACGCGGCGCGAAGTGCAGGGCGAGGACGTGGTGCGGATCGTCAACGCGCGCGAGCACAACCTGAAGGCGCTCGACGTCGATATTCCGCACGGACGCTTCAACGTGATCACCGGCGTGTCGGGGTCGGGCAAATCGACGCTCGCGTTCGACGTCCTGTTTCATGAGGGGCAGCGCCGTTATCTGGAATCGCTGAATGCGTATGCCCGCTCGATCGTGCAGCCGGCGGGGCGGCCCGAGGTCGATGCGGTGTACGGCATTCCGCCCACTGTCGCGATCGAGCAGCGGTTGTCGCGCGGCGGGCGCAAGAGCACGGTCGCGACCACGTCCGAGGTGTGGCACTTCCTGCGCCTGCTGTACGTGAAGCTCGGCGTGCAGCACTGCATTCACGATCACACGCCGGTCAAGGCGCAAAGCGCGGATGCGATCGTCGCGCAGTTGCTGCGCGAGCATCGCGGGCAGCACGTCGGCCTGCTCGCACCGCTCGTCGTGAACCGCAAGGGCGTGTACACCGATCTCGCGAAGTGGGCGAAGGCGCGCGGCAACACGCATCTGCGCGTGGACGGTGAATTCGTGCCGGTTGCGCCGTGGCCGAAGCTCGACCGTTTCCGCGAGCATACGATCGAACTGCCGGTCGGCGATCTGCTGATCGAGCCTGAAAACGAGGCCCAATTGCGCAACCTGCTCGATGCGACGCTCGAAGCGGGCAAGGGGGTCGTGCATCTGCTGGCGCCGCTCGACGGTCTCGACGATGCGCTCGGCAACGGCGGCTCTACCGCACGGATCGGCGCCGTGAAGGTGCTGTCGACGCGGCGCGCGTGTCCGGTGTGCGGCACCAGTTATCCGGAACTCGATCCGCGGCTTTTCTCGTACAACAGCAAGCACGGCTGGTGCACGACCTGCGTCGGCACGGGTCTCGCGCTGACGCGCGAACAGCGCGCCGCGTACGACGACACGGTCGCGGTGGAGGACGGGCGCGGCCGCGAGCAGACGCTGCCTTCGGAAGAACAGGAACCGGAAGGCGTCGGCGAAGAACCGTGTCCGGATTGCGGCGGCACGCGGCTGAACCCGGTCGCGCGCGCGGTGACGTTCGATTCGCATCCGATCGTCGATGTCGCGCAATGGACGGTCTCCGATACGCGCCGCTGGATCGACGCGCTGGAACTCGGCGGCCGCGAAGCGCAGATCGCGCGCGACGTGATCAGCGAAATTCGCAGCCGGCTGCGTTTCCTCGAAGAGGTCGGGCTCGGTTATCTGAGCCTCGATCGCGCGGCGCCGAGTCTTTCGGGCGGCGAAGCACAGCGCATCCGGCTTGCCGCGCAGCTCGGCAGCAATCTGCAGGGCGTCTGCTACGTGCTGGACGAACCGACGATCGGGCTGCATCCGCGCGATAACCGGATTCTGCTCGATGCGCTGCGCAGCCTCGGCGAGAAGGGCAACACGCTGGTGGTCGTCGAGCACGACGAGGATACGATTCGTCGTGCAGATCACATCATCGACATCGGCCCTGGCGCGGGCAAACGCGGCGGCAACGTCGTCGCGCAGGGCAGCGTCGCGGACCTCGCCGCGCAGCCCGACTCGCTGACCGGCCGTTACCTCGCGCATCCGATCGTGCATCCGCTGCAGCCGCGTCGCGAAGTGAAGCCCGCGCGGGGGGCGCGCGAGGCCACGCCGGCGCAGTGGCTGACCGTGCACGGCGGCAAGCTGCACAACCTGCGCAACGTGACCGCGCAGATTCCGCTCGGGCGGCTCGTCGCGATCACCGGAGTCAGCGGCTCGGGCAAGTCCACGCTCGCGCGCGACGTGCTGCTGACGAACCTGCTCGACGCGGTCGGCCGCTCGGTGCTGTCGTCGCCGGCGACGCGCCGCGCGCGCAAGGCGGCGAACGAGAGCACCGCCGATGCGCGTCGCACTGCCACGGCGTCGCGCGCCGCGACGAAACCGAAGCTCGACGTTACGCATGCGTGGCAGGGCTGCGATTCGATCACCGGCTGGGAAAGCATCGACCGCGTGCTCGAAGTGGACCAGACGCCGATCGGCAAGACGCCGCGGTCGTGTCCGGCTACGTACATCGGCGTGTGGGACGCGATTCGCCGGCTGTTTGCCGACACGCTCGAAGCGCGGGCGCGCGGTTATACGGCGTCGCGCTTTTCGTTCAACACCGGCGACGGACGCTGCCCGACCTGCGAAGGGCAAGGCGTGCGGACCATCGGCATGAGCTTCCTGCCCGACGTGAAAGTGCCGTGCGACGTCTGCCATGGCCAGCGCTTCAATCCGGAGACGCTGGCGGTCACGTGGCGCGGCAAGAACATCGGCGACGTGCTGACGATGGAGATTGACGAGGCCGTCGAGTTCTTCGCATCGATCACGAGCATCGGGCATCCGCTGCAACTGATGAAGGACGTGGGGCTCGGTTATCTGACACTCGGCCAGCCGTCGCCGACGCTGTCGGGCGGCGAGGCGCAGCGCATCAAGCTCGTGACCGAACTGAGCAAGGTGCGCGACGACATCACCCGACGTGGGCAAAAAGCGCCGCATACGCTGTACGTGCTCGACGAACCGACCGTGGGCCTGCACATGGCCGACGTCGCGCGGTTGATCCGCGTGCTGCACCGGCTCGCGGACGGTGGCCACAGCGTTGTCGTGATCGAGCACGATCTCGACGTGATCGCCGAAGCGGACTGGATCCTCGATCTCGGCCCGGAAGGCGGCGCGGGCGGCGGCATGATCGTTGCTGCGGCGGATCCCGAAGGGCTCGTGCGGGTCGGTGCGAGCCATACCGGCGCGGCGCTCGCAGCGGTGCTCGCGCGCCAGCCGTCGTCCGTTCAGGATGGCGAAGTGCATGCCGCGCAGCCGGATGCCGGTTCGCGCGCGACGGTGTCACCATAA
- a CDS encoding H-NS histone family protein: protein MFDLDGEARERLILWIRRRMEEYGITLEDLAAAITESEKQPMYRDAYGNTWDGQGEIPPWLARAIHAGQDMEHFRC from the coding sequence ATGTTCGACCTCGACGGTGAGGCACGCGAACGACTGATTCTGTGGATTCGACGCCGCATGGAGGAATACGGCATTACGCTGGAAGACCTGGCGGCAGCGATTACCGAATCCGAAAAACAACCGATGTATCGCGATGCGTATGGCAATACGTGGGACGGCCAGGGCGAAATACCGCCGTGGCTCGCCCGGGCGATACACGCCGGGCAGGACATGGAGCATTTTCGCTGTTGA
- a CDS encoding putative quinol monooxygenase, translating into MTVYIFASLTPKAEHVADIEAALRVMVAETRKEPGNQRYDLMRRADGAPGFHLFESYRDAAAVQAHRDSAHYTAYRAKVGTWLAEAPDVKELVGVDVVVG; encoded by the coding sequence ATGACGGTTTATATTTTTGCGAGCCTGACGCCGAAGGCCGAGCACGTCGCTGATATCGAAGCCGCGTTGCGCGTGATGGTCGCCGAGACGCGCAAGGAGCCGGGCAACCAGCGTTACGACCTGATGCGCCGCGCCGACGGCGCACCGGGCTTTCACCTGTTCGAAAGCTACAGGGACGCGGCGGCCGTGCAGGCGCATCGCGACAGCGCGCACTACACCGCTTATCGTGCGAAGGTCGGTACGTGGCTCGCGGAAGCGCCGGATGTGAAGGAACTGGTCGGCGTGGACGTCGTCGTCGGCTGA
- the adhP gene encoding alcohol dehydrogenase AdhP: protein MNKTMQAAVVHAFGKPLTIEEVAVPTPGPGQLLVKIEACGVCHTDLHAAHGDWPVKPQPPFIPGHEGVGYVVGVGAGVTHVKEGDRVGIPWLYSACGHCEHCLGGWETLCEQQQNTGYSVNGGFAQYALADANYVGLLPKSVGFIEIAPVLCAGVTVYKGLKVTDTRPGNWVVISGIGGLGHMAVQYARAMGLNVAAVDVDDTKLELAKKLGAAVVVNAKTTDPAAYLKKEIGGAHGVLVTAVSPIAFSQALGMVRRGGTVSLNGLPPGDFPLPIFDMVLGGVTVRGSIVGTRLDLEESLQFAEEGKVKATVSTDKLENINDVFARMERGAIEGRVVLDMAA, encoded by the coding sequence ATGAACAAGACGATGCAAGCCGCAGTCGTACACGCATTCGGCAAACCGCTGACGATCGAGGAAGTCGCCGTGCCGACGCCCGGCCCCGGCCAGTTGCTGGTCAAGATCGAGGCGTGCGGCGTCTGCCACACCGACCTGCACGCCGCGCACGGCGACTGGCCGGTCAAGCCGCAGCCGCCGTTCATTCCCGGCCACGAGGGCGTCGGCTACGTGGTCGGCGTCGGCGCCGGCGTCACGCACGTGAAGGAAGGCGACCGGGTCGGCATCCCCTGGCTCTATTCGGCCTGTGGCCATTGCGAACATTGCCTCGGCGGCTGGGAAACGCTTTGCGAGCAGCAGCAGAACACCGGCTACTCGGTGAACGGCGGTTTCGCGCAATATGCGCTCGCGGACGCGAACTACGTCGGCCTGCTGCCGAAGAGCGTCGGCTTCATCGAAATCGCGCCGGTGCTGTGCGCAGGCGTCACCGTCTATAAAGGGCTGAAAGTCACGGACACGCGCCCCGGCAACTGGGTCGTGATCTCCGGGATCGGCGGGCTCGGCCACATGGCGGTCCAGTACGCGCGCGCGATGGGTCTGAACGTCGCCGCGGTGGATGTTGACGATACGAAACTCGAACTCGCGAAGAAGCTCGGCGCGGCCGTCGTCGTGAACGCGAAAACGACGGACCCGGCCGCGTATCTGAAGAAGGAGATCGGCGGCGCGCATGGCGTGCTCGTCACCGCGGTGTCGCCGATCGCGTTCTCGCAGGCGCTCGGCATGGTCCGCCGCGGCGGCACGGTGTCGCTGAACGGCCTGCCGCCCGGCGACTTCCCGCTGCCGATCTTCGACATGGTGCTCGGCGGCGTCACGGTGCGCGGGTCGATCGTCGGCACGCGGCTCGACCTCGAAGAGTCGCTGCAGTTCGCGGAGGAAGGCAAGGTCAAGGCGACCGTTTCCACCGACAAACTCGAAAACATCAACGACGTGTTTGCGCGGATGGAGCGCGGCGCGATCGAAGGCCGCGTCGTGCTCGACATGGCCGCCTGA